The proteins below come from a single Raphanus sativus cultivar WK10039 unplaced genomic scaffold, ASM80110v3 Scaffold4809, whole genome shotgun sequence genomic window:
- the LOC130507567 gene encoding serine/threonine-protein phosphatase PP2A-2 catalytic subunit-like: MPPNGDLDRQIEHLMECKPLSEEDVKTLCDQAKAILVEEWNVQPVKCPVTVCGDIHGQFYDLIELFRIGGNAPDTNYLFMGDYVDRGYYSVETVSLLVALKVRYRDRITILRGNHESRQITQVYGFYDECLRKYGNANVWKFFTDLFDYLPLTALIESQVFCLHGGLSPSLDTLDNIRSLDRIQEVPHEGPMCDLLWSDPDDRCGWGISPRGAGYTFGQDIATQFNHNNGLSLISRAHQLVMEGFNWAQDKNVVTVFSAPNYCYRCGNMAAILEIGENMEQNFLQFDPAPRQVEPDTTRKTPDYFL, translated from the exons ATGCCGCCGAACGGAGATCTAGACCGTCAGATCGAACATCTGATGGAGTGCAAACCTTTGTCGGAGGAGGACGTGAAGACGCTCTGCGATCAAGCTAAGGCGATCCTCGTCGAGGAATGGAACGTTCAGCCCGTGAAATGCCCCGTCACCGTCTGCGGCGATATCCACGGCCAGTTCTATGACCTCATCGAGCTCTTCCGAATCGGTGGTAACGCCCCCGATACGAATTACCTCTTCATGGGTGACTATGTAG ACCGTGGTTACTATTCAGTGGAAACGGTTTCTCTATTGGTGGCGTTGAAAGTTAGATACAGGGATCGGATTACAATCCTGCGAGGGAACCACGAGAGTCGGCAGATCACCCAAGT ATATGGTTTTTATGACGAGTGTTTGAGGAAGTACGGGAATGCAAATGTCTGGAAGTTTTTCACAGACCTTTTCGATTATCTTCCTCTTACTGCCCTTATCGAGAGTCAG GTTTTCTGTTTGCATGGAGGGCTATCACCTTCTCTGGATACACTTGATAATATCCGAAGCTTGGATCGCATTCAGGAG GTTCCACACGAAGGACCAATGTGTGATTTGCTATGGTCTGATCCCGATGATCGATGTGGGTGGGGAATATCTCCACGAGGTGCTGGCTATACATTTGGACAGGATATCGCAACTCAGTTTAATCACAACAATGGACTCAGTCTCATATCAAGAGCCCATCAGCTTGTCATGGAAGGTTTTAACTGGGCTCAG GATAAGAATGTGGTGACGGTGTTTAGTGCACCAAACTATTGCTACCGGTGTGGAAACATGGCAGCGATACTAGAGATAGGAGAGAACATGGAGCAGAACTTCCTTCAGTTTGATCCAGCTCCTCGACAAGTCGAACCAGATACTACCCGTAAGACCCCTGattattttttgtga